Proteins from one Astatotilapia calliptera chromosome 8, fAstCal1.2, whole genome shotgun sequence genomic window:
- the spag9b gene encoding C-Jun-amino-terminal kinase-interacting protein 4 isoform X1 codes for MELDDVVLYQDDSGNSTMMSERVSGLASSIYREFERLIEKYDEDVVKELMPLVVAVLENLDSVFAVNQEHEVELELLKEDNEQLVTQYEREKALRKNTEERYIALEDSQDGEKKDLQCRLVTLESHTRQLELKTRNYADQISRLEEREAELKKEYNALHQRHTEMIHSYMEHLERTKHQHAAMTAEPSDTGTSVRTRKERPVSMGLFQLPAAEGMTPDLHREPVDTPSEPWRFNNLSHPRSNTSLKDELSQLNCGSSRSNTQTNQGSVSKNGTPVSLQDGGSKSTTPSLGGASKSNTPTSNYSNNSQSTTPLSPFDGGSTGMSPMSSLGRGSASDVAMESVDTPLKDQETSDGHNKNLDRSSGKPESNKNIAAVQEGQQKGPESDTTPLKEDDGADSLEKSEVQAIIESTPELDMDLAGCRGTSTPTKGGVENLAFDRNTDSLFEELSSAGNDLIGDVDEGADLLGMGREVEHLIHENTQLLETKNALNVVKNDLISRVDELSCEKEVLQGELNAVTHAKTKLEEKNKELEEELKKVRAELDEAKQKVKNDNEDDSDVPTAQRKRFTRVEMARVLMERNQYKERLMELQEAVRWTEMIRASKENPTLPEKKKSSLWQFFSRLFSSSGGGAKKPAAEAPVNVKYNAPTSQIQPSVKKKSSTLQQLPSDKSKAFDFLNEEAPADSVVSRREQKRAQYQQVKAHVQKEDGRLQAYGWSLPKKYKANGGQAESKMKSLPVPVFLRPLDEKDASMKLWCATCVNLSGGKTRDGGSIVGASVFYSDVSGPESPKKKVGSQSSLDKLDQELRDQQKEQRHQEELSSLVWICTTTKSTTKAVVIDANQPGNILEGFFVCNSHILCIASVPGARETDYPAGEEVPPNSEVGPVGDGNSSATSTSSTGGDSVLGGITVVGCEAEGVTAVPQTAGKDGEAESRPAEEATEATETSAESADQRESLREIYTEHVFTDPLGAQHKVETPANYSQRESDLLKDGVSLNPSAEEQDLMREEAQKMSSVLPTMWLGAQNGYVYVHSSVAQWKKCLHSIKLKDSVLGIVHVKGRVLVGLSDGTLAIFHRGVDGQWDLTNYHLLDLGRPHHSIRCMTVVHDKVWCGFRNKIYVVQPKAMKIEKSFDAHPRKDSQVRLLAWDGDGIWVSIRLDSTLRLFHAHTYQHLQDVDIEPYVSKMLGTGKLGFSFVRITALMVSCNRLWIGTGNGVIISIPLTEAASKVTKAAGNQPGSAVRVYGDDSGDKVTAGTFVPYCSMAHAQLSFHGHRDAVKFFTAVPGHAAASASCAGEAAGDKAADATTQEGTKCMLVMSGGEGYIDFRMGDEDGEMEEAEDAPIKLQPKAERSHLIVWQVTQD; via the exons ATGGAGCTGGACGACGTAGTCCTGTATCAGGACGACTCGGGCAACTCGACCATGATGTCTGAGCGGGTCTCAGGTCTGGCCAGTTCAATATACAGGGAGTTTGAACGGCTCATAGAAAAATACGACGAGGATGTGGTAAAGGAGCTGATGCCGCTGGTCGTCGCAGTGCTGGAGAACTTGGACTCGGTGTTCGCTGTCAACCAGGAGCACGAAGTGGAGCTGGAGCTGCTGAAGGAGGACAACGAGCAGCTCGTTACCCAGTATGAGCGAGAGAAGGcactgagaaaaaacacagaagag AGGTACATCGCCTTGGAAGACTCCCAGGATGGCGAGAAGAAGGATCTCCAGTGTCGACTGGTGACGTTGGAATCTCACACACGGCAGCTAGAGCTAAAAACTAGAAACTATGCAGATCAGA TTAGCAGattggaggagagagaagcaGAGCTCAAAAAAGAGTACAATGCCCTTCATCAGAGACACACTGAG ATGATCCACAGCTACATGGAGCATCTGGAGCGGACTAAACACCAACATGCAGCGATGACAGCAGAGCCCTCAGATACAGGAACATCAGTCAGGACACG GAAGGAGCGTCCAGTCTCCATGGGCCTGTTCCAACTTCCTGCAGCTGAAGGCATGACCCCTGACCTCCACAGAGAACCCGTGGACACCCCATCTGAACCATGGAGATTCAACAACCTTAGCCATCCACGGTCTAACACCAGCCTCAAG GATGAACTGTCCCAACTGAACTGTGGGAGTTCCAGGTCCAACACGCAAACCAACCAGGGAAGCGTCTCTAAAAACGGAACACCTGTGTCTTTACAAGATGGAGGGTCCAAATCCACCACTCCCTCGCTGGGGGGTGCCTCTAAATCAAACACCCCCACATCTAACTACAGCAATAATTCTCAGTCCACCACACCACTGTCTCCTTTTGATGGTGGTTCCACTGGCATGAGTCCCATGTCTAGTCTTGGGAGAGGGTCTGCTTCTGATGTTGCCATGGAGTCTGTGGACACCCCCTTAAAGGACCAGGAAACTTCAGATGGCCACAACAAAAACCTGGACCGGAGCAGTGGAAAGCCAGAGAGCAATAAGAACATAGCAGCGGTGCAGGAAGGACAGCAGAAGGGTCCTGAGTCTGATACTACACCTCTTAAAGAGGATG ATGGAGCAGATAGCCTGGAGAAGTCTGAGGTGCAGGCTATCATAGAGTCCACCCCTGAGCTGGACATGGACCTCGCTGGCTGCAGAGGAACAAG CACACCAACTAAAGGTGGCGTAGAGAATCTAGCATTCGACCGCAACACCGACTCTCTGTTTGAGGAGCTGTCGTCTGCAGGAAATGACCTCATAGGAGATGTGGATGAAGGAGCTGACCTGCTGG GTATGGGGCGAGAAGTTGAACACCTTATCCATGAGAACACCCAGCTGCTAGAGACCAA AAATGCTTTGAATGTGGTGAAGAATGACCTGATATCTCGTGTGGATGAGTTGTCGTGTGAGAAGGAGGTACTGCAAGGAGAGCTGAATGCTGTCACACATGCTAAGACCaaactggaggaaaaaaacaaagaattagaGGAAGAACTTAAAAA AGTTCGAGCAGAGCTGGACGAAGCCAAACAGAAGGTCAAGAATGACAATGAGGATGAT AGTGATGTGCCTACAGCACAGAGGAAGCGCTTCACCAGGGTGGAGATGGCCAGAGTGCTGATGGAGAGGAACCAGTACAAGGAGAGACTCATGGAGCTGCAGGAGGCCGTCAGATGGACGGAGATGATCCG ggcTTCAAAGGAGAACCCAACTCTTCCAGAGAAAAAGAAGTCCAGCCTCTGGCAGTT TTTCAGCCGTTTGTTCAGCTCGTCGGGCGGAGGAGCCAAGAAGCCGGCAGCGGAGGCCCCAGTAAACGTCAAGTACAACGCACCCACCTCTCAGATTCAGCCGTCCGTCAAGAAGAAGAGCAGCACCCTGCAGCAGCTGCCCAGTGACAAGAGCAAAGCCTTTGACTTCCTCAATGAGGA AGCGCCAGCTGATAGTGTGGTATCCAGGCGAGAACAGAAGAGGGCTCAATACCAGCAGGTCAAAGCCCACGTCCAGAAGGAGGATGGCAGACTGCAGGCGTACGGCTGGAGCCTCCCTAAGAAGTACAAA GCTAACGGTGGTCAGGCAGAGAGCAAGATGAAGAGTCTACCTGTTCCTGTCTTCCTCAGACCGCTAGATGAGAAAGATGCTTCTATGAAG CTGTGGTGTGCTACCTGTGTGAATCTTTCTGGAGGTAAAACCAGAGATGGAGGTTCAATAGTCGGGGCCAGTGTGTTTTATAGTGACGTGTCAGGACCAGAGAGCCCGAAAAAGAAGGTTGGATCTCAGAGCAGTCTGGATAAGCTGGATCAAGAACTCAGG GACCAGCAGAAAGAGCAGCGGCACCAGGAGGAGTTGTCGTCACTCGTGTGGATTTGCACCACCACCAAGTCTACTACTAAAGCTGTCGTCATTGATGCCAACCAGCCTGGGAACATCCTGGAGGGCTTCTTTGTTTGTAACTCTCACATCCTCTGCATCGCAAGCGTGCCAG GTGCGAGAGAGACAGACTACCCAGCTGGAGAAGAAGTGCCTCCAAACTCTGAGGTGGGACCGGTGGGAGATGGCAACTCTTCAGCAACCAGTACCAGCTCAACAGGTGGCGACAGCGTGCTGGGAGGCATCACAGTGGTGGGCTGTGAAGCTGAGGGAGTAACAGCTGTTCCTCAGACAGCAGGAAAAGATGGAGAAGCCG AATCCAGACCAGCGGAAGAAGCCACAGAGGCGACAGAGACCAGTGCAGAATCTGCTGACCAACGAGAAAGCCTGCGGGAAATCTACACTGAGCACGTCTTCACAGATCCACTGGGAGCACAGCACAAAGTAGAGACGCCAGCCAACTACTCTCAGAG GGAGAGCGATCTGCTGAAGGATGGCGTGAGCTTGAACCCCAGCGCAGAGGAGCAGGACCTGATGAGAGAAGAGGCTCAGAAAATGAGCAGTGTTCTTCCCACTATGTGGCTGGGCGCACAGAATGGATA TGTGTACGTGCACTCCTCCGTGGCTCAGTGGAAGAAGTGTCTTCACTCTATAAAGCTGAAGGACTCTGTGCTCGGCATAGT ACACGTGAAAGGGCGTGTGCTAGTCGGCCTCTCTGATGGCACGTTAGCCATTTTCCACAGAGGTGTAG aTGGACAGTGGGACCTGACAAACTACCATCTGTTAGACTTGGGGAGGCCTCACCACTCCATCCGCTGCATGACAGTAGTGCATGATAAGGTGTGGTGTGGCTTCAGGAACAAGATCTATGTGGTGCAACCTAAAGCCATGAAGATAGAG AAATCATTTGATGCCCACCCTCGTAAGGACAGTCAGGTACGTCTGCTGGCCTGGGACGGCGACGGTATCTGGGTGTCCATCAGACTCGACTCCACCCTCAGGCTGTTCCACGCTCACACCTACCAGCACCTCCAGGATGTCGACATCGAGCCCTATGTCAGCAAAATGTTGG GCACGGGCAAACTGGGCTTCTCATTTGTCAGAATCACGGCTCTGATGGTGTCGTGTAACCGTCTGTGGATCGGAACTGGCAATGGCGTTATCATCTCCATTCCTCTGACGGAGG CAGCCAGCAAGGTTACCAAGGCAGCAGGTAACCAACCAGGAAGTGCAGTCCGTGTTTATGGTGACGACAGTGGCGACAAAGTCACAGCAGGGACGTTTGTTCCATACTGCTCCATGGCTCACGCTCAGCTCTCTTTCCATGGTCACCGTGATGCTGTCAAGTTCTTCACAGCTGTTCCAG
- the spag9b gene encoding C-Jun-amino-terminal kinase-interacting protein 4 isoform X2 encodes MELDDVVLYQDDSGNSTMMSERVSGLASSIYREFERLIEKYDEDVVKELMPLVVAVLENLDSVFAVNQEHEVELELLKEDNEQLVTQYEREKALRKNTEERYIALEDSQDGEKKDLQCRLVTLESHTRQLELKTRNYADQISRLEEREAELKKEYNALHQRHTEMIHSYMEHLERTKHQHAAMTAEPSDTGTSVRTRKERPVSMGLFQLPAAEGMTPDLHREPVDTPSEPWRFNNLSHPRSNTSLKDELSQLNCGSSRSNTQTNQGSVSKNGTPVSLQDGGSKSTTPSLGGASKSNTPTSNYSNNSQSTTPLSPFDGGSTGMSPMSSLGRGSASDVAMESVDTPLKDQETSDGHNKNLDRSSGKPESNKNIAAVQEGQQKGPESDTTPLKEDDGADSLEKSEVQAIIESTPELDMDLAGCRGTSTPTKGGVENLAFDRNTDSLFEELSSAGNDLIGDVDEGADLLGMGREVEHLIHENTQLLETKNALNVVKNDLISRVDELSCEKEVLQGELNAVTHAKTKLEEKNKELEEELKKVRAELDEAKQKVKNDNEDDSDVPTAQRKRFTRVEMARVLMERNQYKERLMELQEAVRWTEMIRASKENPTLPEKKKSSLWQFFSRLFSSSGGGAKKPAAEAPVNVKYNAPTSQIQPSVKKKSSTLQQLPSDKSKAFDFLNEEAPADSVVSRREQKRAQYQQVKAHVQKEDGRLQAYGWSLPKKYKANGGQAESKMKSLPVPVFLRPLDEKDASMKLWCATCVNLSGGKTRDGGSIVGASVFYSDVSGPESPKKKVGSQSSLDKLDQELRDQQKEQRHQEELSSLVWICTTTKSTTKAVVIDANQPGNILEGFFVCNSHILCIASVPGARETDYPAGEEVPPNSEVGPVGDGNSSATSTSSTGGDSVLGGITVVGCEAEGVTAVPQTAGKDGEAESRPAEEATEATETSAESADQRESLREIYTEHVFTDPLGAQHKVETPANYSQRESDLLKDGVSLNPSAEEQDLMREEAQKMSSVLPTMWLGAQNGYVYVHSSVAQWKKCLHSIKLKDSVLGIVHVKGRVLVGLSDGTLAIFHRGVDGQWDLTNYHLLDLGRPHHSIRCMTVVHDKVWCGFRNKIYVVQPKAMKIEKSFDAHPRKDSQVRLLAWDGDGIWVSIRLDSTLRLFHAHTYQHLQDVDIEPYVSKMLGTGKLGFSFVRITALMVSCNRLWIGTGNGVIISIPLTEASKVTKAAGNQPGSAVRVYGDDSGDKVTAGTFVPYCSMAHAQLSFHGHRDAVKFFTAVPGHAAASASCAGEAAGDKAADATTQEGTKCMLVMSGGEGYIDFRMGDEDGEMEEAEDAPIKLQPKAERSHLIVWQVTQD; translated from the exons ATGGAGCTGGACGACGTAGTCCTGTATCAGGACGACTCGGGCAACTCGACCATGATGTCTGAGCGGGTCTCAGGTCTGGCCAGTTCAATATACAGGGAGTTTGAACGGCTCATAGAAAAATACGACGAGGATGTGGTAAAGGAGCTGATGCCGCTGGTCGTCGCAGTGCTGGAGAACTTGGACTCGGTGTTCGCTGTCAACCAGGAGCACGAAGTGGAGCTGGAGCTGCTGAAGGAGGACAACGAGCAGCTCGTTACCCAGTATGAGCGAGAGAAGGcactgagaaaaaacacagaagag AGGTACATCGCCTTGGAAGACTCCCAGGATGGCGAGAAGAAGGATCTCCAGTGTCGACTGGTGACGTTGGAATCTCACACACGGCAGCTAGAGCTAAAAACTAGAAACTATGCAGATCAGA TTAGCAGattggaggagagagaagcaGAGCTCAAAAAAGAGTACAATGCCCTTCATCAGAGACACACTGAG ATGATCCACAGCTACATGGAGCATCTGGAGCGGACTAAACACCAACATGCAGCGATGACAGCAGAGCCCTCAGATACAGGAACATCAGTCAGGACACG GAAGGAGCGTCCAGTCTCCATGGGCCTGTTCCAACTTCCTGCAGCTGAAGGCATGACCCCTGACCTCCACAGAGAACCCGTGGACACCCCATCTGAACCATGGAGATTCAACAACCTTAGCCATCCACGGTCTAACACCAGCCTCAAG GATGAACTGTCCCAACTGAACTGTGGGAGTTCCAGGTCCAACACGCAAACCAACCAGGGAAGCGTCTCTAAAAACGGAACACCTGTGTCTTTACAAGATGGAGGGTCCAAATCCACCACTCCCTCGCTGGGGGGTGCCTCTAAATCAAACACCCCCACATCTAACTACAGCAATAATTCTCAGTCCACCACACCACTGTCTCCTTTTGATGGTGGTTCCACTGGCATGAGTCCCATGTCTAGTCTTGGGAGAGGGTCTGCTTCTGATGTTGCCATGGAGTCTGTGGACACCCCCTTAAAGGACCAGGAAACTTCAGATGGCCACAACAAAAACCTGGACCGGAGCAGTGGAAAGCCAGAGAGCAATAAGAACATAGCAGCGGTGCAGGAAGGACAGCAGAAGGGTCCTGAGTCTGATACTACACCTCTTAAAGAGGATG ATGGAGCAGATAGCCTGGAGAAGTCTGAGGTGCAGGCTATCATAGAGTCCACCCCTGAGCTGGACATGGACCTCGCTGGCTGCAGAGGAACAAG CACACCAACTAAAGGTGGCGTAGAGAATCTAGCATTCGACCGCAACACCGACTCTCTGTTTGAGGAGCTGTCGTCTGCAGGAAATGACCTCATAGGAGATGTGGATGAAGGAGCTGACCTGCTGG GTATGGGGCGAGAAGTTGAACACCTTATCCATGAGAACACCCAGCTGCTAGAGACCAA AAATGCTTTGAATGTGGTGAAGAATGACCTGATATCTCGTGTGGATGAGTTGTCGTGTGAGAAGGAGGTACTGCAAGGAGAGCTGAATGCTGTCACACATGCTAAGACCaaactggaggaaaaaaacaaagaattagaGGAAGAACTTAAAAA AGTTCGAGCAGAGCTGGACGAAGCCAAACAGAAGGTCAAGAATGACAATGAGGATGAT AGTGATGTGCCTACAGCACAGAGGAAGCGCTTCACCAGGGTGGAGATGGCCAGAGTGCTGATGGAGAGGAACCAGTACAAGGAGAGACTCATGGAGCTGCAGGAGGCCGTCAGATGGACGGAGATGATCCG ggcTTCAAAGGAGAACCCAACTCTTCCAGAGAAAAAGAAGTCCAGCCTCTGGCAGTT TTTCAGCCGTTTGTTCAGCTCGTCGGGCGGAGGAGCCAAGAAGCCGGCAGCGGAGGCCCCAGTAAACGTCAAGTACAACGCACCCACCTCTCAGATTCAGCCGTCCGTCAAGAAGAAGAGCAGCACCCTGCAGCAGCTGCCCAGTGACAAGAGCAAAGCCTTTGACTTCCTCAATGAGGA AGCGCCAGCTGATAGTGTGGTATCCAGGCGAGAACAGAAGAGGGCTCAATACCAGCAGGTCAAAGCCCACGTCCAGAAGGAGGATGGCAGACTGCAGGCGTACGGCTGGAGCCTCCCTAAGAAGTACAAA GCTAACGGTGGTCAGGCAGAGAGCAAGATGAAGAGTCTACCTGTTCCTGTCTTCCTCAGACCGCTAGATGAGAAAGATGCTTCTATGAAG CTGTGGTGTGCTACCTGTGTGAATCTTTCTGGAGGTAAAACCAGAGATGGAGGTTCAATAGTCGGGGCCAGTGTGTTTTATAGTGACGTGTCAGGACCAGAGAGCCCGAAAAAGAAGGTTGGATCTCAGAGCAGTCTGGATAAGCTGGATCAAGAACTCAGG GACCAGCAGAAAGAGCAGCGGCACCAGGAGGAGTTGTCGTCACTCGTGTGGATTTGCACCACCACCAAGTCTACTACTAAAGCTGTCGTCATTGATGCCAACCAGCCTGGGAACATCCTGGAGGGCTTCTTTGTTTGTAACTCTCACATCCTCTGCATCGCAAGCGTGCCAG GTGCGAGAGAGACAGACTACCCAGCTGGAGAAGAAGTGCCTCCAAACTCTGAGGTGGGACCGGTGGGAGATGGCAACTCTTCAGCAACCAGTACCAGCTCAACAGGTGGCGACAGCGTGCTGGGAGGCATCACAGTGGTGGGCTGTGAAGCTGAGGGAGTAACAGCTGTTCCTCAGACAGCAGGAAAAGATGGAGAAGCCG AATCCAGACCAGCGGAAGAAGCCACAGAGGCGACAGAGACCAGTGCAGAATCTGCTGACCAACGAGAAAGCCTGCGGGAAATCTACACTGAGCACGTCTTCACAGATCCACTGGGAGCACAGCACAAAGTAGAGACGCCAGCCAACTACTCTCAGAG GGAGAGCGATCTGCTGAAGGATGGCGTGAGCTTGAACCCCAGCGCAGAGGAGCAGGACCTGATGAGAGAAGAGGCTCAGAAAATGAGCAGTGTTCTTCCCACTATGTGGCTGGGCGCACAGAATGGATA TGTGTACGTGCACTCCTCCGTGGCTCAGTGGAAGAAGTGTCTTCACTCTATAAAGCTGAAGGACTCTGTGCTCGGCATAGT ACACGTGAAAGGGCGTGTGCTAGTCGGCCTCTCTGATGGCACGTTAGCCATTTTCCACAGAGGTGTAG aTGGACAGTGGGACCTGACAAACTACCATCTGTTAGACTTGGGGAGGCCTCACCACTCCATCCGCTGCATGACAGTAGTGCATGATAAGGTGTGGTGTGGCTTCAGGAACAAGATCTATGTGGTGCAACCTAAAGCCATGAAGATAGAG AAATCATTTGATGCCCACCCTCGTAAGGACAGTCAGGTACGTCTGCTGGCCTGGGACGGCGACGGTATCTGGGTGTCCATCAGACTCGACTCCACCCTCAGGCTGTTCCACGCTCACACCTACCAGCACCTCCAGGATGTCGACATCGAGCCCTATGTCAGCAAAATGTTGG GCACGGGCAAACTGGGCTTCTCATTTGTCAGAATCACGGCTCTGATGGTGTCGTGTAACCGTCTGTGGATCGGAACTGGCAATGGCGTTATCATCTCCATTCCTCTGACGGAGG CCAGCAAGGTTACCAAGGCAGCAGGTAACCAACCAGGAAGTGCAGTCCGTGTTTATGGTGACGACAGTGGCGACAAAGTCACAGCAGGGACGTTTGTTCCATACTGCTCCATGGCTCACGCTCAGCTCTCTTTCCATGGTCACCGTGATGCTGTCAAGTTCTTCACAGCTGTTCCAG